In a single window of the Thermus amyloliquefaciens genome:
- a CDS encoding pseudouridine-5'-phosphate glycosidase translates to MAKAVVALESALLTHGLPYPLNLRTAMALEEAVRAEGALPKTIALVRGEVRLGLSQEEMEALAQGGAEKASLWNLPALLAQGRSAGTTVAATVHLAHRHGIAVFATGGIGGVHPEPFDESADLLALARTPILVVCSGPKAILDLRATLERLETLGVSVVGYRTDRLPAFFSPSSPFPVPARVETPLEAALVLRKSQELGLGAVLLVNPVSQGLPYEKVALWVEEANHQAAREGIFGKALTPYLLRRLSELSRGETDRVNERLLLENARLAARVALALAGLE, encoded by the coding sequence ATGGCAAAGGCTGTGGTGGCTCTAGAGTCGGCCCTCCTCACCCACGGGCTTCCCTACCCCTTGAACCTGCGCACCGCCATGGCCCTGGAGGAGGCGGTTCGGGCCGAAGGGGCTCTTCCCAAGACCATCGCCCTGGTGCGGGGGGAGGTGCGCCTTGGCCTTTCCCAAGAGGAGATGGAGGCCCTGGCCCAAGGGGGTGCGGAGAAGGCGAGCCTCTGGAACCTGCCCGCCCTCCTGGCCCAGGGGAGAAGCGCGGGGACCACGGTGGCGGCCACCGTCCACCTGGCCCACCGCCACGGGATTGCCGTCTTCGCCACCGGGGGCATCGGGGGGGTGCACCCCGAGCCCTTTGACGAAAGCGCCGATCTTCTGGCCCTGGCCCGCACCCCCATCCTGGTGGTTTGCTCCGGGCCCAAGGCCATCCTGGACCTGAGGGCCACCCTGGAGCGCCTGGAAACCCTGGGGGTTTCCGTGGTGGGCTACCGCACGGACCGCCTGCCCGCCTTCTTTTCCCCCTCCTCCCCCTTTCCCGTGCCCGCCCGGGTGGAGACCCCCCTCGAGGCCGCCTTGGTCCTGCGCAAATCCCAGGAGCTGGGCCTGGGGGCGGTCCTCCTGGTGAACCCCGTTTCCCAAGGCCTCCCCTACGAGAAGGTGGCCCTTTGGGTGGAGGAGGCCAACCACCAAGCGGCCCGGGAGGGAATCTTCGGTAAGGCCCTTACCCCCTACCTGCTGCGGCGCCTTTCGGAGCTTTCCCGGGGGGAGACCGACCGGGTCAACGAGAGGCTCCTTCTGGAGAACGCCCGCCTGGCGGCCCGGGTGGCCCTGGCCTTGGCCGGGCTAGAATAG
- a CDS encoding sensor histidine kinase: MASHGLYRLVRLAQRLLPPLIAAVVAVFELALLPYRHADGLLWLRLGFYGLVGPLVTYAVLEWIAQETLEKVRAERALEEANRRLLAAGRVFREALESENLEEAVSRIARALGEALGYPVALEAEGVHAGEACGGVRVELPGLKGHLEACPPEPERVFLEVLAHEVAGALQSVVARSRDRLTLFEVDQALKAEANLDRLLEGLLERIQSWAEAEGGGVLLLDEEGFLVPRVVRQLALPSHPFLPEGAWKGSLEGPVFVDGGTLALPLKARETVGVLVLKGEGLSRRIPFLSFLASQVALAVRNAQAYLRAEELAINEERTRIAREIHDGIAQSLAFMALKLDLAERLLSKDPETALKALGEVKETLRAQIREVRRSIFALRPIDLERYGFLESVRRYAQAFAEQAGFRVHLALPERVGLSQASELVLFRVLQEALTNAAKHGRPSRVEVELLALGERGARLVVRDNGKGFQRAEAQGLGGFGLTQMRERVEARGGRFQVRSEPGKGTEVVAEVPY; this comes from the coding sequence ATGGCTAGCCACGGCCTTTACCGATTGGTGCGCTTGGCCCAGCGGCTTTTGCCGCCCTTGATCGCCGCGGTGGTGGCGGTCTTTGAGCTGGCCCTTTTGCCCTACCGGCACGCGGACGGTCTCCTGTGGCTACGGCTGGGCTTTTACGGCCTGGTGGGTCCCTTGGTCACCTATGCGGTGCTGGAGTGGATCGCCCAGGAAACCCTGGAGAAGGTGCGGGCGGAAAGGGCCTTAGAGGAGGCCAACCGCCGCCTTTTGGCGGCGGGAAGGGTTTTCCGTGAGGCCTTGGAGAGCGAGAACCTGGAGGAGGCGGTCTCCCGCATCGCCCGGGCTTTGGGGGAGGCCCTGGGGTACCCCGTGGCCCTGGAGGCCGAGGGGGTGCATGCCGGGGAGGCCTGCGGCGGGGTGCGGGTGGAGCTTCCGGGGTTGAAAGGCCACCTGGAGGCCTGCCCCCCGGAGCCGGAAAGGGTTTTCCTGGAGGTGCTGGCCCACGAGGTGGCGGGGGCTTTGCAATCGGTGGTGGCCCGAAGCCGGGACCGCCTTACCCTCTTTGAGGTGGACCAGGCCCTTAAGGCCGAGGCCAACCTGGACCGGCTTCTTGAAGGGCTCTTGGAGCGGATCCAGTCCTGGGCGGAGGCGGAGGGGGGTGGGGTGCTCCTCTTGGACGAGGAGGGGTTCTTGGTGCCCCGGGTGGTGCGGCAGCTGGCCCTGCCTTCCCATCCCTTCCTGCCGGAGGGGGCTTGGAAGGGGAGCCTCGAGGGGCCGGTGTTCGTGGATGGGGGAACCCTGGCCCTGCCCCTGAAGGCCAGGGAGACGGTGGGGGTCTTGGTCCTCAAGGGCGAGGGCCTTTCCCGGCGCATTCCTTTCCTCTCCTTCCTGGCTTCCCAGGTGGCCTTGGCGGTGCGCAACGCCCAGGCCTACCTGAGGGCCGAGGAGCTGGCCATCAACGAGGAGCGCACCCGCATCGCCCGGGAGATCCACGACGGCATCGCCCAAAGCCTGGCCTTCATGGCCCTGAAGCTGGATTTGGCGGAAAGGCTCCTCTCCAAGGACCCGGAAACGGCCCTGAAGGCCTTGGGCGAGGTGAAGGAGACCCTTAGGGCGCAGATCCGGGAGGTGCGCCGGAGCATCTTCGCCCTGAGGCCCATCGACCTGGAACGCTACGGGTTTCTGGAATCCGTGCGCCGCTACGCCCAGGCCTTCGCCGAGCAGGCGGGTTTCCGGGTGCACCTCGCCCTGCCGGAGCGGGTGGGGCTTTCCCAGGCCAGCGAGCTGGTCCTCTTCCGGGTTCTGCAGGAGGCCCTCACCAATGCCGCCAAGCACGGCAGGCCCAGCCGGGTGGAGGTGGAGCTCCTGGCCTTGGGGGAGCGGGGGGCGCGGCTCGTGGTCCGGGACAACGGAAAGGGATTTCAACGTGCGGAGGCCCAGGGTTTAGGCGGGTTCGGCCTCACCCAGATGCGCGAAAGGGTGGAGGCCCGGGGCGGGCGCTTCCAGGTGCGTTCGGAGCCGGGAAAGGGCACGGAGGTGGTGGCGGAGGTTCCCTACTGA
- a CDS encoding low molecular weight protein-tyrosine-phosphatase, whose protein sequence is MGGMDRPTRVLFVCLGNICRSPLAEGAFRKLLRERGLEARFEVDSAGTGAWHAGEPMDPRARRVLEREGAYFPHVARQMTREDALFYDHILVMDRENLREVQRRFPEARGKVRLLLDYLGGGEVPDPYHGDLQDCQEVYWMVEAAARAFLDRLLGEDGPQGASPPGGA, encoded by the coding sequence ATGGGAGGCATGGACCGTCCCACGCGGGTGCTCTTCGTCTGCCTGGGCAACATCTGCCGGAGCCCCCTGGCGGAGGGGGCCTTCCGCAAGCTCCTCCGGGAGCGGGGCCTCGAGGCCCGGTTTGAGGTGGATTCCGCGGGCACGGGTGCTTGGCATGCCGGGGAGCCCATGGACCCCCGGGCGCGCCGGGTGCTGGAGCGGGAAGGGGCTTACTTTCCCCACGTGGCCCGGCAGATGACCCGGGAGGATGCCCTTTTCTACGACCACATCCTGGTGATGGACCGGGAGAACCTAAGGGAGGTGCAAAGGCGCTTCCCCGAGGCCAGGGGGAAGGTGCGCCTTCTCTTGGACTACCTGGGCGGGGGAGAGGTGCCCGACCCCTACCACGGGGACCTCCAGGACTGCCAGGAGGTTTACTGGATGGTGGAAGCCGCCGCCAGGGCTTTCCTGGACCGCCTTTTGGGGGAGGATGGACCCCAGGGAGCTTCTCCACCGGGCGGGGCTTGA
- the ychF gene encoding redox-regulated ATPase YchF, with amino-acid sequence MLAVGIVGLPNVGKSTLFNALTQANALAANYPFATIDKNVGVVALEDERLYALQRVFARGDRKPPVVPTHVEFVDIAGLVKGAHKGEGLGNQFLAHIREVAAIAHVLRCFPDPEVVHVMGRVDPLGDAEVVETELLLSDLATWERRLERLRKEARANRELALALEVAEALYAHLQGGKPARTFPWPEGEGAELRRLLRETPLLTAKPVIYVANVGEEDLPEGEGNPHVQAVRDKAEAEGAEVVVVSARLEAELAELAPEEGKELLAAYGLRESGLQRLARAGYRALGLITFFTAGEKEVRAWTVRRGTKAPEAAGEIHSDMEKGFIRAEVIPWERLVEAGGWARAKERGWVRLEGKEYQVQDGDVLYILFNV; translated from the coding sequence ATGCTGGCTGTGGGAATCGTCGGTTTACCCAACGTGGGCAAGTCCACCCTCTTCAACGCCCTCACCCAGGCGAACGCCTTGGCGGCCAACTACCCCTTCGCCACCATCGACAAGAACGTGGGGGTGGTGGCCTTGGAGGACGAGAGGCTTTACGCCCTGCAGAGGGTGTTTGCCCGGGGGGATCGGAAGCCCCCCGTCGTCCCCACCCACGTGGAGTTTGTGGACATCGCCGGCTTGGTCAAGGGGGCCCACAAGGGGGAAGGCCTTGGCAACCAGTTCCTGGCCCACATCCGCGAGGTGGCGGCCATCGCCCACGTGCTCCGCTGCTTTCCCGACCCCGAGGTGGTGCACGTGATGGGCCGGGTGGATCCCCTGGGGGATGCGGAGGTGGTGGAAACCGAGCTCCTCCTTTCCGACCTCGCCACCTGGGAAAGGCGCCTGGAGCGGCTGAGGAAGGAGGCCCGGGCCAACCGGGAACTGGCCTTGGCCCTCGAGGTGGCGGAGGCCCTTTACGCCCACCTGCAGGGCGGAAAACCCGCCCGCACCTTCCCCTGGCCGGAGGGGGAGGGGGCCGAGCTCCGCCGCTTGCTAAGGGAAACCCCCCTCCTCACCGCCAAGCCGGTGATCTACGTGGCCAATGTGGGCGAGGAGGACCTGCCCGAAGGGGAGGGTAACCCCCATGTCCAGGCGGTGCGGGATAAGGCCGAGGCCGAGGGGGCGGAGGTGGTGGTGGTCTCGGCCCGCCTGGAGGCGGAACTGGCCGAGCTCGCCCCGGAGGAGGGGAAGGAGCTTCTCGCCGCCTATGGCCTAAGGGAAAGCGGCCTGCAACGCCTGGCCCGGGCGGGGTATAGGGCCCTTGGCCTCATCACCTTCTTCACCGCCGGGGAGAAGGAGGTGCGGGCCTGGACGGTGCGCCGGGGGACCAAGGCCCCCGAGGCGGCGGGGGAGATCCACTCCGACATGGAGAAGGGCTTCATCCGGGCCGAGGTCATCCCCTGGGAGAGGCTGGTGGAGGCCGGGGGGTGGGCCAGGGCCAAGGAGAGGGGCTGGGTGCGCCTCGAGGGCAAGGAATACCAGGTCCAGGACGGGGATGTCCTCTACATCCTCTTCAACGTGTAG
- the trkA gene encoding Trk system potassium transporter TrkA, with translation MYIVIAGGGEVGGELARTLEKAHEVVVLDRNPHAKERLAHLDVKVVVGGATDPDALREAGVDRADLFIASTDSDEVNLLASLLAKGLGAKEALCFVGKGGYVEVLTDPRTAEILGTRIDKVLWPQRAMAREIVEVILVPGAVDTEVLAEGRLRFVEYRVKEGGPYAHRHLAELPWPEGVLVVGVVREGAFWSFAHPEYPEVILEPGDKLLFVTTLRAFPELEACFATGRGVRRVMVIGGGNVGFMVAQELLKRRLEVVIIEPNRERCEWLSQELPGALVIQGDGTDLELLEAEGLREADAVVAVTDNDEKNLLASLLAKQLGVGKVITRVSRSETRRLFEQVGIDLPLTPRQAAVRAVLDHLGPENVEHVSTMDENIELLEVELPESFRPRRFGALATPQVAPVALERDHRVMLYREDLEALPGDRLFLVVAREVADEAVARIVG, from the coding sequence ATGTACATCGTCATCGCCGGGGGCGGGGAGGTGGGCGGGGAGCTGGCCCGCACCCTGGAGAAGGCCCATGAGGTGGTGGTGCTGGACCGCAACCCCCATGCCAAGGAGCGGCTGGCCCATTTGGACGTGAAGGTGGTGGTGGGCGGGGCCACGGACCCGGACGCCCTTAGGGAGGCGGGGGTGGACCGGGCGGACCTCTTCATCGCCAGCACGGATTCCGACGAGGTGAACCTTTTGGCCTCCCTGCTGGCCAAGGGCCTGGGGGCCAAGGAAGCCCTCTGCTTTGTGGGCAAGGGGGGGTATGTGGAGGTGCTCACCGACCCCCGCACCGCGGAGATCCTGGGTACCCGCATCGACAAGGTCCTGTGGCCGCAAAGGGCCATGGCCCGGGAGATCGTGGAGGTGATCCTGGTGCCCGGGGCTGTGGATACCGAGGTGCTGGCGGAGGGACGGCTCCGCTTTGTGGAGTACCGGGTGAAGGAGGGCGGCCCTTACGCCCACCGGCATCTCGCCGAGCTCCCCTGGCCCGAGGGGGTCTTGGTGGTGGGGGTGGTGCGGGAAGGGGCCTTCTGGAGCTTCGCCCATCCCGAGTACCCTGAGGTGATCCTGGAGCCTGGGGACAAGCTCCTCTTTGTCACCACCTTACGGGCCTTCCCTGAGCTGGAGGCCTGTTTCGCCACGGGGCGGGGCGTGCGTAGGGTCATGGTCATCGGGGGCGGCAACGTGGGCTTTATGGTGGCCCAGGAGCTTCTTAAGCGGCGCCTGGAGGTGGTGATCATCGAACCCAACCGGGAGCGTTGCGAATGGCTTTCCCAGGAGCTTCCCGGTGCCCTCGTCATCCAAGGGGACGGTACCGACCTGGAGCTTTTGGAGGCGGAGGGCTTGCGGGAAGCCGATGCGGTGGTGGCGGTGACCGACAACGACGAGAAAAACCTCCTGGCCTCCCTCCTCGCCAAGCAGCTGGGGGTGGGCAAGGTGATCACCCGGGTGTCCCGCTCGGAGACCCGCAGGCTCTTTGAGCAGGTGGGCATAGACCTGCCCCTCACCCCCCGCCAGGCGGCGGTGCGGGCGGTTTTGGACCACCTGGGGCCAGAAAACGTGGAGCATGTGTCCACCATGGACGAGAACATTGAGCTCTTGGAGGTGGAACTCCCGGAAAGCTTCAGGCCCAGGCGCTTTGGCGCCCTGGCCACGCCCCAGGTGGCCCCAGTGGCCCTGGAGCGGGACCATCGGGTGATGCTCTACCGGGAGGACCTGGAGGCCCTCCCGGGGGACCGGCTTTTCCTGGTGGTGGCCCGGGAGGTGGCGGATGAAGCCGTGGCCCGCATCGTTGGCTAG
- a CDS encoding transcriptional regulator, translated as MATDYPGLLLLSRNEALRAYVDLVLSEKGLPVRHFDLAREGLFWLLDHTPRYILLDQDLDVDPFAVAARIRHVRRLKEVPLAVLIEPTERQRTTAEVVRVMAIEKPLTREKLLRFLGLG; from the coding sequence GTGGCGACGGATTACCCGGGGCTACTCCTATTAAGCCGCAACGAAGCCCTGCGGGCCTATGTGGACCTGGTGCTTTCCGAGAAGGGCCTCCCCGTTCGCCACTTTGACCTGGCCCGGGAAGGGCTCTTTTGGCTACTGGACCATACGCCCCGGTATATCCTTTTGGACCAGGACCTGGACGTGGATCCCTTTGCCGTGGCTGCCCGCATCCGGCACGTGCGCCGGCTCAAGGAGGTGCCCTTGGCGGTGCTCATTGAGCCCACGGAGAGGCAACGCACCACCGCGGAGGTGGTGCGGGTGATGGCCATAGAAAAACCCCTCACCCGCGAGAAGCTCCTCCGCTTTTTGGGTTTGGGGTAG
- a CDS encoding fructosamine kinase family protein, whose protein sequence is MDPRELLHRAGLEAQGPPQPLYGGDISRVYRLGPYVVKLSPNPPPGLFPAEARGLRALAGRGVRVPRVFFAAEEGLVLEYLPEGPEDWGGLARMLAGLHRQREASYWAEAGYLGTFPLPGGEGGEWTEFFFLRCIEPLLRATWDRLEGLGPKVEALFQKPLPAEGPAPLHGDLWHGNLRFTPEGPALLDPSFFVGERGVDLAMMRLFGGFPQEFWRAYRALYPIPEEVERALPRYQVYYLLAHVHLFGKGYLGSLWKAISAS, encoded by the coding sequence ATGGACCCCAGGGAGCTTCTCCACCGGGCGGGGCTTGAGGCCCAGGGTCCACCCCAGCCCCTGTACGGCGGGGATATTTCCCGGGTGTACCGCCTGGGCCCCTATGTGGTGAAGCTTTCGCCGAACCCTCCTCCCGGCCTCTTTCCCGCGGAGGCCCGGGGGCTTAGGGCCTTGGCCGGGCGGGGGGTGCGGGTGCCCCGGGTGTTCTTTGCGGCGGAGGAGGGGTTGGTCCTGGAGTATTTGCCGGAAGGACCTGAGGATTGGGGCGGACTGGCCCGCATGCTGGCGGGGCTACACCGGCAACGCGAGGCCAGCTACTGGGCTGAGGCGGGATACCTGGGCACCTTTCCCTTGCCCGGCGGGGAGGGAGGGGAGTGGACGGAGTTCTTCTTTTTGCGGTGCATAGAGCCCCTCTTGCGGGCCACCTGGGACCGCCTGGAGGGCTTGGGACCCAAGGTGGAGGCCCTCTTCCAAAAACCCCTGCCCGCCGAGGGCCCAGCGCCTCTCCATGGGGATCTTTGGCACGGCAACCTTCGCTTCACCCCGGAGGGGCCCGCCCTGCTGGACCCCTCCTTCTTCGTGGGGGAGCGGGGGGTGGACCTGGCCATGATGCGCCTTTTTGGAGGCTTTCCGCAGGAGTTCTGGAGGGCCTACCGGGCCCTTTACCCCATACCGGAAGAGGTGGAAAGGGCCCTGCCCCGGTACCAGGTGTACTACCTCCTGGCCCATGTGCACCTCTTCGGCAAGGGGTACCTTGGTTCCCTATGGAAGGCGATTTCCGCCTCTTAG
- a CDS encoding RNA methyltransferase — protein MERIRIVLVEPQEPMNVGAVARAMRNFGLSRLYVVNPGPRVGPPWAREAYWLAVHAEEVLERAVAVRSLREALEGVGFVVATTGRPRELYPAPVVTAREVPAHVLSVAGEVALVFGRETFGLTNEELDLAHLIGSIPTAPEQPSLNLAQAVVVFAYELYQAWLQEGPSAVKAVKEELADLDALEGFFADLGRYVLEIGFTDEHRYPYAMRRLRRLFHKARLSPGEVQLLRGLLHQSRYAVASSPKKEGAREKDG, from the coding sequence TTGGAACGCATTCGCATCGTCTTGGTGGAACCCCAGGAGCCCATGAACGTGGGGGCGGTGGCCCGGGCCATGCGCAACTTTGGCCTTTCCCGCCTCTACGTGGTTAATCCGGGCCCACGGGTGGGGCCTCCTTGGGCCCGGGAGGCCTACTGGCTGGCGGTGCACGCCGAGGAAGTGCTGGAGCGGGCGGTGGCGGTGAGGAGCCTGAGGGAGGCCCTGGAAGGGGTGGGTTTTGTGGTGGCCACCACGGGAAGGCCCCGGGAGCTCTATCCAGCCCCGGTGGTCACGGCCCGGGAGGTGCCCGCGCACGTGCTTTCCGTGGCGGGCGAGGTGGCCCTGGTCTTCGGTCGGGAGACCTTTGGCCTCACCAACGAGGAGTTGGACCTGGCCCATCTCATCGGCAGCATCCCCACCGCCCCCGAGCAGCCCTCCTTGAACCTGGCCCAAGCGGTGGTGGTCTTCGCCTACGAGCTTTACCAGGCCTGGTTGCAGGAAGGCCCTTCGGCCGTCAAGGCCGTCAAGGAGGAGCTGGCGGACCTGGACGCCCTGGAGGGGTTCTTTGCGGACCTGGGGCGGTATGTGTTGGAAATCGGTTTCACCGACGAGCACCGCTACCCATACGCCATGCGGCGTTTGCGCCGCCTCTTTCACAAGGCCCGGCTTTCCCCGGGGGAGGTGCAACTCCTTAGGGGGCTTCTCCACCAAAGCCGGTATGCGGTAGCCTCCTCCCCGAAGAAGGAGGGCGCGAGGGAAAAGGATGGCTAG
- a CDS encoding RodZ domain-containing protein: MCELGERLRQAREEKGLSLKEAAARLALKVSVLEALEACRFEDLPEPALVRGYLRRYALLLGLDPEPLLALYPITSSPPPPPPPASRRPWPWLLGLALALLGVLGYGAYLVLRAPPVQTVSLPPEPPPKSPERFSLQVTSDPPGARVYLDGFYLGQTPLQSPPLEGGRRVIRLELPGYEPLQEEVVLDRPRALSYRLSPKPQPAPAPTPASAPSGRLLLRLEGRSWLRVTQGEKRLYEGIPEVGAELSFDLPVEVRSGNPGAVRVFLDGQDLGPLGEPGKPLTRRFEAP; this comes from the coding sequence GTGTGCGAACTGGGGGAAAGGCTTCGTCAAGCCCGGGAGGAGAAGGGGCTATCCCTCAAGGAGGCGGCGGCGCGCCTGGCCTTGAAGGTTAGCGTGCTGGAGGCCCTCGAGGCCTGCCGCTTTGAGGACCTCCCCGAACCCGCCTTGGTCCGGGGCTACCTGCGGCGCTACGCCCTCCTCCTGGGCCTGGACCCTGAGCCCCTCCTGGCCCTTTATCCCATAACCTCTAGCCCTCCGCCCCCACCCCCGCCCGCCTCCCGGCGCCCTTGGCCCTGGCTTCTTGGGCTGGCCTTGGCCCTCTTGGGGGTCTTGGGGTACGGGGCCTATCTGGTCCTGCGCGCCCCGCCGGTGCAAACGGTAAGCCTGCCGCCCGAGCCGCCCCCAAAATCCCCGGAGCGCTTTAGCCTCCAGGTGACCAGCGACCCCCCTGGGGCCCGGGTGTACCTGGACGGGTTCTACCTGGGCCAGACCCCCTTACAGAGCCCCCCCCTGGAGGGAGGCCGGCGGGTGATCCGCCTGGAACTCCCCGGGTATGAACCCTTGCAGGAGGAGGTGGTGCTGGACCGCCCCCGCGCCCTAAGTTACCGCCTTTCCCCCAAGCCCCAGCCGGCCCCAGCGCCCACCCCGGCCTCGGCGCCTTCCGGGAGGCTCCTTCTCCGCCTCGAGGGCCGGAGCTGGCTCCGGGTCACCCAAGGGGAGAAGCGGCTTTACGAGGGTATCCCCGAGGTGGGGGCGGAGCTTTCCTTTGACCTGCCCGTGGAGGTGCGTTCGGGGAACCCGGGGGCGGTGCGGGTTTTTCTGGACGGCCAGGACCTGGGCCCCTTGGGGGAGCCGGGTAAGCCCCTTACCCGCCGCTTTGAGGCCCCCTGA
- the rimO gene encoding 30S ribosomal protein S12 methylthiotransferase RimO yields the protein MAKIGFVSLGCPKALVDSEQILSRLKALGYETSPTYQEAELVVVNTCGFITPAVEESLEAIGEALRENGKVVVTGCLGARPEVIQRKHPQVLAITGPGEVERVLEAVQAALPAPRDPFLDLVPPQVKLTPRHYAYLKLSEGCDHRCSFCIIPRLRGPLRSRDAGEVLAEAARLVATGTRELLLIAQDLSAYGVDLRHRESFWGDRLVKAELKDLLTHMAELGAWIRLHYVYPYPHVRDLLPLMAEGKVLPYLDVPLQHASERILRLMRRPGGYQSHLRTLKAWREAVPELCLRSSFIVGFPGETEEDFQILLDFLQEAELDRVGVFTYSPVEGAAANALPDPVPEEVKEERKARLLEVQAGISLRKNQGFVGKTLEVLVDELPEPGLAVGRSYRDSPGIDGLVYVETDGTARVGERIRVRITRAETYDLYGVQV from the coding sequence ATGGCAAAGATCGGCTTTGTGAGCCTGGGCTGCCCCAAGGCCCTGGTGGATTCGGAACAGATCCTCTCCCGGCTGAAGGCCCTGGGTTACGAGACCAGCCCCACCTACCAGGAGGCGGAGCTGGTGGTGGTGAACACCTGCGGCTTCATCACCCCGGCCGTTGAGGAGAGCCTCGAGGCCATCGGGGAGGCCTTGCGGGAAAACGGCAAGGTGGTGGTGACGGGGTGCCTGGGGGCTCGGCCCGAGGTGATCCAAAGGAAGCACCCCCAGGTGCTGGCCATCACCGGCCCGGGGGAGGTGGAGCGGGTGCTGGAGGCGGTGCAGGCGGCCTTGCCCGCGCCCCGGGACCCCTTTTTGGACCTGGTCCCGCCCCAGGTGAAGCTCACCCCCCGGCATTACGCCTACCTGAAGCTTTCCGAGGGGTGCGACCACCGCTGCAGCTTCTGCATCATCCCCAGGCTCCGGGGGCCCTTGCGCTCCCGCGACGCCGGGGAGGTTTTGGCGGAGGCCGCCCGGCTGGTGGCCACCGGCACCCGGGAGCTTCTCCTCATCGCCCAGGACCTCTCCGCCTACGGGGTGGACCTCCGCCACCGGGAAAGCTTTTGGGGAGACCGCCTGGTGAAGGCGGAGCTCAAGGACCTCCTTACCCACATGGCGGAGCTTGGGGCCTGGATACGCCTTCACTACGTCTACCCCTACCCCCACGTGCGGGACCTCCTCCCCCTCATGGCCGAGGGCAAGGTGCTCCCCTATCTGGATGTGCCCTTGCAGCACGCCTCGGAACGGATCCTCCGCCTCATGCGCCGCCCCGGGGGGTACCAAAGCCACCTGAGGACCCTGAAGGCCTGGCGGGAGGCCGTTCCCGAACTTTGCCTCCGCTCCAGCTTTATCGTGGGTTTCCCTGGGGAGACGGAGGAGGATTTCCAAATCCTCCTGGACTTCTTGCAGGAGGCGGAGCTGGACCGGGTGGGGGTCTTCACCTACTCCCCCGTGGAGGGGGCCGCGGCCAACGCCCTTCCCGACCCTGTGCCCGAGGAGGTCAAGGAGGAGCGGAAAGCCCGGCTTTTGGAGGTGCAGGCGGGGATCAGCTTGCGGAAAAACCAGGGCTTCGTGGGGAAGACCCTCGAGGTCCTGGTGGACGAGCTGCCGGAGCCAGGCCTGGCCGTGGGCCGGAGCTACCGGGACTCCCCGGGCATTGACGGGTTGGTCTACGTGGAGACGGACGGCACCGCCCGGGTGGGGGAGAGGATCCGGGTTCGCATCACCCGGGCGGAGACCTACGACCTTTACGGGGTCCAGGTTTAG
- a CDS encoding DUF4388 domain-containing protein: protein MEGDFRLLGPIDWLQLLAQGGRTGVFLVEAQGGRGEVYLEQGRPVHAVFGDKVGREALLEVLALKEGRFQFQLAVRPPVSSLEGPLEAHLLQAIRLLDERVEVGPFDLVRPGSRAQAVQGTLDPTELSLLLALGSGQSPLDLASRLALPLGEVLRRLGHLARLRLVEVFPRVPRTARLRVALGRQGAQVDALLLSAWREHYGLFQRVRVKAQREVLLTVEGVGGLGVEIRLAPELLLFHGLKVGEEVLVWPEV from the coding sequence ATGGAAGGCGATTTCCGCCTCTTAGGTCCCATTGACTGGTTGCAGCTCCTCGCCCAGGGGGGGAGGACGGGGGTCTTCCTGGTGGAGGCTCAGGGGGGAAGGGGAGAGGTGTACCTGGAGCAGGGCCGGCCTGTGCATGCGGTGTTTGGGGACAAGGTGGGGCGGGAGGCCTTGCTGGAGGTGTTGGCGCTGAAGGAGGGCCGGTTCCAGTTCCAGCTTGCCGTGCGCCCTCCCGTGAGCTCCTTGGAGGGTCCCCTCGAGGCCCACCTCCTCCAGGCCATTCGCCTTTTGGACGAGCGGGTGGAGGTGGGCCCCTTTGACCTGGTGCGGCCTGGTTCCCGGGCCCAAGCGGTCCAGGGCACCCTGGACCCCACGGAGCTTTCCCTCCTTTTGGCCCTGGGAAGCGGCCAAAGCCCCTTGGACCTGGCTTCCCGGCTCGCCCTTCCCCTGGGGGAGGTGCTAAGGCGCCTGGGCCACCTGGCCCGGTTGCGCCTGGTGGAGGTGTTCCCCCGGGTGCCCCGCACCGCCCGGCTTCGGGTGGCCCTGGGACGCCAAGGGGCGCAGGTGGATGCCCTGCTCCTTTCCGCTTGGCGGGAGCATTACGGCCTCTTCCAGCGGGTGCGGGTCAAGGCGCAGAGGGAAGTCCTCCTAACGGTGGAGGGCGTGGGGGGCCTGGGGGTGGAGATCCGGCTTGCCCCTGAACTCCTCCTCTTCCACGGGCTCAAGGTGGGGGAGGAGGTCCTGGTGTGGCCGGAGGTTTAG